The Clostridium aceticum genomic interval AATGCTAAGATTGTAGAAAGGTTCTATAGTAAAAAAAATGAAGTTTACAAATTGCCCTACTTCCAAGAAGAGCTACATCAGTCAAAGTATGTGGTAGTAAAAAAATACCTTTTATCAAAGGAAAAAATGAAAAAAGAAATTGATCTTCTTCTTCTGTTGAAGCAAGAAGGTCTTTCTGTACCAGAAATTTATCAGCAAAAAAGCAATTATATTATCATGGAATATATTCAGGGAAAAACCCTGCTAGAAACCATAGAGGAAAGGGAAAGAAACAGTGCTTTGGAAAAGGGCAAAGTTTATGAATCCAACCGTGCTCTTATAGAGAGTTTAATAGAATGGATGGAAAAGTTTTATGCTATTGCTAAGTTTATCAATAAATCTGAGACTATTTTAGGAGATGTCAACTTAAGGAATTTTATCGTAGGAGAAGATGAAAAAGTATATGGGATTGACTTTGAAGATTGTAGAGAGGGAGAGATTCAAGAAGATATCACAAGACTTTGTGCTTATGTGCTAACCTATAGCCCTTCCTTCACCCCTTGGAAGATACAGTTTTCAGCAGAATTGTTATACCTATTCATAAAAAGGTTTGCTATGGATGAAGAAATGCTTATAAAAAAAGTGGAAGGAGAAATCAATGCTATAAACATCAAAAGGGGGAAGTTATAAAATGATTTCTCCCTCCACGAATTGTCGTATCAAATGATTTTTAGAAAAAAGAATAACATCTTCTGTTTTGCCGTATTCTAAGATTTTGCCTTTATGCATAAAAGCCACGTCATCACATAACCTTTTGGCCTGTTGTAGGTTGTGGGTAACAATAATGATAGTAGCTTTTGTTTTGTTATAAAAATTTTTTACGGTTTTTTCCAACACTAAAGTGGAAGCAGGGTCTATACTGGCGGTTGGTTCATCCAAAATCAATAGAGAAGGCTGAAAGATGATGGCGCGGGCTAGTGCCACTTTTTGTGCTTCTCCTCCAGAAAGGGTCCAAGCATTTTGATTTCTTATATGTTGTATATCCATTTCTTCTATTAAATCATCTACCTGCTGTTGAATCTTGTTTTTATTTACTTTTCTAATTTTTAAAGGATAAGCAATGTTATTGAAAACAGAAGTCCTCAATAAATAAGGTTTTTGAAATACCATCGTCATCTTTTGATGAATCCTAGTATTCAAAGGAACTCCATCGTATTTAACTACACCAGTGGTTGGCGTATCAAGTCCAGCTAAAATCTTTACCAAAGTACTCTTACCAGCTCCATTGGGCCCGATAATCCCCAAAAAAGCTCCACTTTCTATATGAAGAGCATCTATGTCTAAAACCTTTCTTTCTTTATAGGACTTTGTCAAATCTTTGCTTGTAAGATCCATTTTTATTCTCCCTGTTGAAAATGATATAATGTAGAGTTGATAATAAAAGATAAAAATAACAGCACTAAACCAATGGCAATGGCTGTAGCATAATCCCCTTGGTTTCTTAACATGGCTATAGTAGTAGTCATCACTCTAGTATGTCCCTTAATATTTCCACCTACAACCATAACTGCACCTACTTCTGAAATTGCTCTACCGTAACCTGAAACGATACCAGTAAAAATGATAATTCTTAACTCTTTAATTAAAAGAATTAAAGTGCTCCTCCTATTAGCTCCTAAGGTTTTAGCTAACTTTTTTATTTCTTCTCCTTTTTCTTTTGTACCGTTATATACAATTCCAGCGACGATAGGAGCAATCAAGAAGATTTGGGCCACGATCATAGCGGTGGGGGTAAAAACAATACCCAAATACCCAAAAGGTCCTCGTCTTGATATAAATAAAAAAACCACCAAACCAACGATGACAGGAGGCAAGCTCATCATCGTATAAATAAAGCGAACTACTAACCTCTTAAGAGGGAAGTCCTTTGCTCCAATTATGATCCCGATGGGGACGGCTATGATGGTAGAAAGGAAGGTAGAGACGAGAGAAACATAGATAGATAATAGAATGATGTCATATATTTCTTTATCGAATGAAAGCAATAATTCTACAGCTGTTCTAAAACCTTCGACGATTTCCCTCATCTTGTTGTCCTCCCTTTGTGTTTAATTTATAAATAAATTACTTAGCATTTGGTATAAACAGTGGTTCGCCATATTCAGCTTTACCAAACTCTCCAATAAGCTGTTGTCCTTTTTCAGATAGCATCCAATCTATAAATACCTCAGCAGCTTCAAAGTTAATTTTATCATTTTTATCAGGATTTACAGCGATAATGCCATATTGGTTAAATAGTTTTGTATCTCCTTCAGTTACAACCTGTAATTCCAAGTTATTTTTCATAGATAAATAAGTTGCTCTGTCAGTAAGGGTGTAACCCACCATTTCATCTGTCATTTGAATAACAGCTCCCATACCTTGTCCAGCTTCTACGTACCAATTACCAGAAGGTTCAAGACCTAATTCCTTCCAAAGTTCTAGTTCCATTTTATGGGTACCAGAATCATCGCCTCTAGAAACAAAAGGAGCTTGGTTATCATAGACTAGTTGAAAAGCTTTTAATATATCGTTAGAAGCACTAGCTAAAACCCCAGCCGGATCACTGTCAGGACCAAGTAATACAAAATCATTGTACATTACTTCAAATCTTTCCACACCATGACCTTCTGCAACAAACTCCTCCTCAGAAGCCTTAGCATGTACCAATAATACATCTGCTTCGCCATCTTTACCCATTTGAAGGGCTTGACCAGTTCCTACTGCTACCACCTTTACTTCTATACCTGTTTCTTTTTCGAATACTGGTAAAATAGCATCTAATAGACCACTATTCTCTGTACTAGTGGTTGTAGATAAAAGAAGATTAGTGTTTGCCACCTGTGGTGCAGCATCTTGTGGTGTTTCCTCAGCAGGTGGAGCCTCCTGTGGTGAGCCTGCACACCCAACAAATATCATCATTAATACTAACACAAAACTTACAATTAAAAAAGACTTACTTTTCTTTAAACTCATTAATTCTCCCCCATTTCTGATTGTTGTGTTCATTTAAATTTTGATGAAACCAGTAGATGAATAAATGATCTCCCCCCTTTTTTTATGTAGAAATTAAAATAACTCCTTCTTTAAAAAGAAGGAGTTATGATTTCAAATGATGATTATCATAAAAATGTCTTATAAAAGACATAAGTGCTGAAAAAAACAACAAACTACTGTTTTCAACATGACTCCTTTCCACAATGGGAGGTAAAACTGTTTCCAGTAGTACCCTAACGGTCTACTTACCTTGAAGCAAAGAACTTTTTAGGAAAAATAGACTCGGAGATATTTAATTTTATAGTATATAGTTTAGTAGATTTTGTTCAGCTTGTCAATGAATTAACATATTTTTTTGAAAAATTTATAAAATCTTGTCGACTAACAAACATTTCGAAAATAAATGATATATTTACATTGAATAAAAGTGAAAATAGCAGGATAATATAGAAAATTTTTAAAATTCTATTTACATCAATGCGATAAATATGTTAAAGTGGAACTGGTAAAAGTTACATATTTTAAAAGCTCCAAACCTGTAAGACCTGAGGCTACTAGCTATGGATTGCAGGCGTTAGGGTTATGTTGGAAACGACATGATCTCCCATTGTGGAAAGGAGAGTTGCTATTGACTTTGAATGGCGATTACTTGTCGAACTCTACTTTAAATGGGGTTCGGCATTTTTTATTTTTTGTCGTCCCTATTATAAATGTTAGAGAAGTCAATAGAGGAATACATAGAAAAAGGGGAGAGAATGAAATGAAAGTTTTCAAAAAGCTTTTAAGCTTGGCTTTGGTGTGTGCAATGACTTTGTTGCTATTTGTGGGATGTGCTGATAGGACGCAAACCTCATCGGATGAACCCGCCTCAGTAGTTGATGAAACTCAGTCCATGGAGGAAACAACGATTCGTTTAGTTGATCATTTAGGCAGAACTGTAGAGCTGCCAACGCCTGCCCAACGGGTGATTGGTACTCACAATCCCAGTATGAACATGGTTGTTGTTTTGGATGGAAATGGTTCACGATTTGCAGGTTTTGGGAATAAGGATATGGCTTATGGTCTATATGACCTGGTTGCCCCTGAAATTAACGAAGTAACACAAATAGGTAAAGGTAAGAATATCAATATGGAAACGGTGATGACCGTTAACCCAGACCTTATAGTAATGCCAGTTCGTTTTAAGGATATGATTGATCAGCTTGCTGAAATTGGCGTTCCATCTATTGCTCTAGATGTTGAAAAATTTGATTCTATAAAAGACGGATTAATCCTAGTAGGGAAGGCAATTGGTCAAGATGAACGTGCAGAGGAACTGGTAACATTTTTTGATAAAAAGATTAGTGAAATCAGTGCGGTAGCAGAAAAGGTCACCGAGAAGCCAACAGTATTGATGCTATCAGGAAGCTCTAAAACATCAGTGAGCACAGATAAAATGCTGCAAAACCTTATGGTTGACACTGCTGGAGGTGTCAATGTAACCGCTGGTTTTCAGGCAGAGGAGCTATGGACGGAAGTGAATATTGAGCAGATTATTGCTTGGAACCCTGAGGTGGTCTACATCCCTGTTTATGCCGATTATACGGTGGAAGATATCTTAAAAGATCCCCAATGGGCAAGTATCTCTGCTATACAAAACAAAAAGGTCTTTCAATTTCCATCTAAATTAGAGCCATGGGATTATCCTGTTGCAGCCTCATTATTGGGTCTATGTTGGACATGCTATAACCTACACCCTGAACACTATTCCTTCGAGGAACTAATGGAAGATGCAAATGAATTTTATCAAATTGTATATGGACAGACCTTTACTGCTGAACAGCTTGGAATTTCAAAATAATGGAAAACGTACGAAATAAGCAGTATCCTATACTTCTAACAGGACTGATGTGGGCATTGGTAGGACTCTGCTTGATGGCATTGAGCCTAGGACGGTACAGTATGAATCCTGCAGATGTTATGCGAGTAGTGATAGAAAAAGCAACAAATTCGTCTCCTGCTGATGCAGCAATGCATGATGTATTGTTTGTTATCCGTATTCCGCGTGTAATAGCAGCCATATTGGTGGGTGGGTCGCTTTCCCTTTCGGGAGCAGTTTATCAAGGGGTTTTTAAAAATCCTTTGGTTTCCCCTGATCTACTAGGAGTGTCATCAGGAGCCTGCGTTGGAGCAGCAATGGCTATTTTGCTATTAGATGGTGGCATGGTCATGATACAGTTCTCCGCCTTTGCGGTAGGCATGCTTGCTGTTGGTATGAGCATTGGGATCACTCGTTTGTTGCGTAATGACAGCAACATGGCACTGGTACTGGCAGGGATCATTACTGGTGGTTTTATGTCTTCCCTTTTGGGGATATTGAAATATATTGCTGATCCGCAAACACAGTTGGCAGAGATTGTTTTTTGGCAAATGGGTAGTGTTGCATCGGTAAATCAAGGACAAATCGTGGCGGTCTCCCCATTGTTTTTTATCTGTGGAGGGTTGCTGCTTGCCCTGAGTTGGAGAATTAACATTCTTTCTTTTGGGGAGGAGGAAGCTAAAACCTTGGGGATGAATGTAGGGCTATATCGGGGACTGACGATTGTTTGTGCAAGTTTACTTACAGCCAATGCAGTCAGCATTAGTGGTACCATTGGTTGGATTGGCTTGGTGATTCCTCATTTGGGGCGGTTATTGGCTGGTGCTGATAATACAAAGCTGCTGCCCATCACCATACTGCTAGGGGGCTTATTTATGCTATTTATCGATACACTCTCTCGGGCAGCAACATCAGTGGAAATTCCTCTGAGCATCCTTACAGGGTTGATTGGAGCACCATTTTATGCATGGCTACTATGGAAACAAAGGACGGGTGCAGGATGAATATTGCGGTACGGGACTTAGGATTTTCCTATCCTAAGGGGAAAGAGGTGTTTAGAGAACTGAATTTTGATATTACACAGGGGCGTATTCTCTCTATTTTAGGACCAAATGGAGCAGGTAAATCTACGTTGCTTGGCTGTATAGCAGGACTTTATACACCTAAAACAGGTGATATATTACTGGAGGGGAAAAGTTATCGAAGAATGTCTCAACGAGAAATTGCTTGTGCAATTGGATTTGTACCACAAAATATTATCCCCTCCTTCAACTACAGTGTGCTGGACTATATTGTCACTGGCTGTGCACCACGTATGGGAGTGTTTCAGAAGCCAAAGGCAGCGGAATACGAGAGGGCATGGAAAGCAATCCAAGCAATGGGGTTGGAACATATCGCAGAGCAATCTTTCATGAAAATCAGTGGTGGGGAACGTCAGCAGGTGGCAATTGCCCGGGTGATGGTGCAGAAACCCTCTATTATCCTGTTGGATGAACCTACCTCCCATCTAGATTTTGGCAATCAGATGAAGGTACTGGAGATGATGCAGCGGCTGAGGGATGAGGGGTATGGTGTAGTGATGACCACCCATAATCCTGATCATGTTCTTTTACTTGATGATCAGGTAACGGTATTAGATCGAAATGGAAAGCTCACTTTTGGAATGAGTCAGGAAATCCTGGATGAAGAATTTTTATTTAATCTGTATGGTAGAAAGTTGCGTTTGTTTGAAATTGATGAACTGGGACGGAGGGTATGTGTTCCACAGGGCATCAGCTAGAAGGGAGGAGTTTTTATGTTGATAGCATCAGTTTTAAGAACAGCAGAACCCTATTTACAAGGTAGAAAAGTGAAGGATTTGGTGGTAGGTGTCTCTTTGATAGCTGTAGAATTGGACAACGGCGACATAGGCATATCTTATGTTCTTAGAGATGAATTGCAGGCAGGTTGTTCTATCTTTCCCTTTGGACAGCAGGTGATTGGAGAAAAGGCTGCTGACATTGCCCAATGGGTGGTGACAGGTGGCGACAGTCTACAAAAAGCTATTGGAATGGCGGTACTGGTGGCAGCATCAAGACAGCAGAAGCTGGAGGATGCTGAAACACTGGATAGACCCTTTGGTATTACTGTAAAGGATACAGATACGGTTGGTATGATTGGTTTTATACCACCTGTGGCTAAGATGATAGGTGCTCGGGCAAAGAAACTGTATGTTTTTGATAAAGGCATATCTCAGTGTGGTGGAAAAAAAGGCAGTGTCCTACCGATGGAGGAACAGTCTCGCTTACTTCCCACCTGCGATATTGTAGCCCTCAGTGGAACAACTATGATTAACGGTTCTATTGATGGAATCTTAGAGATGTGTGAAGATGCACGAGAAATTATTATGATTGGTGCATCGACGCCAATGTTTCCCCCAGCCTTTACAAATAGCAAAATTACGATACTTGCAGGCTCATGGTGGGATAACCAACACAAAGATAATATTTTCAAAAAGATTTCCTTAGCTTCTGGCATTTCTGAACTTAGTTCATATGCTATCAAAAAATCTGTAAGGGTATTTTCATAAGGTAAAACTTTTAACTTAATAGCATTGTCAACAACACTATGGAAATGTCAGCTTTAAAAGAACTGTTTATGTTAAAGACAGCTTTTATAGGAAAGCTGTCTCTAAATGTTTTTAAGATAGAAGTAACCATAAGATGGGGGAGGAAGGACATGAAAATATTATTATGTATCGACGACACAGATGACTTAGAAAAAGCAATTAGTACAGGTGCTTTAGCAGAAGGTATCGCAGCAATGATTGAAAAAAATAATTGGGGAGATGCAAAAAAATCACACGACATCAACTTCTGATTCATGAAGACATACCCTATACTTCTCATAACAGCTCTATGTGTTTTGAGGCAGAAATAAATGAAGCGTATTATCAGATGATCATTGATAATGCCTCTGCTTATTTAAAACAGGAACATGCTGAAGGCTCTGATCCAGGTTTATGTGTGGTAGATATAGAAAAGTTAGAGAATCCAGTAAGCTTGATGGATTTTGGTAAAAGGGCTAAAAAAGAGGTGTTAACAAAACAACAAGCTTATACATTGGCCGAAACTTTGCAAGTCCATCTTTCTGAGCATGGGGGAACAGGGCAAGGGGTTATCGGCGCCCTAGCAGGTACTGGACTAAGGTTGTCAGGAAATGACGGAGAATTTAAAGGTCGTTTGAACATTCCTCCTTCTGACAAAGCCTATACAGTAGCCGATCTTTATAAGCAGGGATCAATTGATCTGGTGATGGATACCAATAAAAATATCCTTTCGGAAGAAGAAAAAGTTGTTTTTGAAGCCAAGACAAAAACTATATTACTAGATGGAAAAGCTGTACTTCTTGTTGCAGGATGCAAAAGTCCTGATAAAGGACAGATATATATGGCCTGCAATAAGCAGCAAATTAGAAAGTTTGGAGATGAGATGAATGTTTCTTAGAAATGAAAAAGGCCAAAAAGAGTTTTCGGGAGGACAGCAGGATTTTGACTTAGCAGCTAAAGCAGCGAACCAGTGCAAAAATTTTAAAGAAGATGTGGAAGAAGAGCTGATAGTAGAGGATGAAAAATCCTGCTATAATTGTCGTCTTCGACGCTGGACATCAAAAACCTTTGTTTGCTGCAGTTCGGCAGTTTAGAAAAAAACGACTGTTATGTTTAGAAGCATGAGACGCTAATATACGAAAGATAGGAGCAAAAACTTTGAACACAAAAATAGAAACACATCAAAAACAAAATATCAAAAACCAATATGGTTGGATGGAATGGGCAGGGGCTTTTGGTGATTTGGGGATATTATTGCCTTTTATCGTTGGTTTTATCGGAGTCACTAAGCTAGATCCCTTTGGTATTCTGTTTTCCTTTGGACTTTCGATGGTTTTGGTTGGACTGGTATTTCGTACCCCTATGCCGGTTCAGCCTATGAAGCTAATAGGAGGTATTGCCATTACTCAGGCAGCCGTTGTGAGTCCTGGTATGATTTGGGGAGCTGGTTTTTTTACGGGACTTCTTTGGTTGGTCTTATCCGTTACTAACTCTATTAGTCATGTAGCAAAACTAGCTACCAAACCAATTATATGTGGTATTGCCCTTGGCTTGGGACTATCCTTTATGGGAAATGGCATAAAAATGATGACAAACAGTTGGATGATTGCTATTATTGCTTTGCTGATCACCTTTTTTCTGCTTAAGAGTAAGCGTTTCCCAGCGATGTTTGCACTTTTGTTATTTGGATGTGTGGTAGCCTTTATAG includes:
- a CDS encoding RIO1 family regulatory kinase/ATPase, giving the protein MTLCKNKFQNITEIENAKIVERFYSKKNEVYKLPYFQEELHQSKYVVVKKYLLSKEKMKKEIDLLLLLKQEGLSVPEIYQQKSNYIIMEYIQGKTLLETIEERERNSALEKGKVYESNRALIESLIEWMEKFYAIAKFINKSETILGDVNLRNFIVGEDEKVYGIDFEDCREGEIQEDITRLCAYVLTYSPSFTPWKIQFSAELLYLFIKRFAMDEEMLIKKVEGEINAINIKRGKL
- a CDS encoding ABC transporter substrate-binding protein, producing the protein MKVFKKLLSLALVCAMTLLLFVGCADRTQTSSDEPASVVDETQSMEETTIRLVDHLGRTVELPTPAQRVIGTHNPSMNMVVVLDGNGSRFAGFGNKDMAYGLYDLVAPEINEVTQIGKGKNINMETVMTVNPDLIVMPVRFKDMIDQLAEIGVPSIALDVEKFDSIKDGLILVGKAIGQDERAEELVTFFDKKISEISAVAEKVTEKPTVLMLSGSSKTSVSTDKMLQNLMVDTAGGVNVTAGFQAEELWTEVNIEQIIAWNPEVVYIPVYADYTVEDILKDPQWASISAIQNKKVFQFPSKLEPWDYPVAASLLGLCWTCYNLHPEHYSFEELMEDANEFYQIVYGQTFTAEQLGISK
- a CDS encoding extracellular solute-binding protein, producing the protein MSLKKSKSFLIVSFVLVLMMIFVGCAGSPQEAPPAEETPQDAAPQVANTNLLLSTTTSTENSGLLDAILPVFEKETGIEVKVVAVGTGQALQMGKDGEADVLLVHAKASEEEFVAEGHGVERFEVMYNDFVLLGPDSDPAGVLASASNDILKAFQLVYDNQAPFVSRGDDSGTHKMELELWKELGLEPSGNWYVEAGQGMGAVIQMTDEMVGYTLTDRATYLSMKNNLELQVVTEGDTKLFNQYGIIAVNPDKNDKINFEAAEVFIDWMLSEKGQQLIGEFGKAEYGEPLFIPNAK
- a CDS encoding ABC transporter permease, with protein sequence MREIVEGFRTAVELLLSFDKEIYDIILLSIYVSLVSTFLSTIIAVPIGIIIGAKDFPLKRLVVRFIYTMMSLPPVIVGLVVFLFISRRGPFGYLGIVFTPTAMIVAQIFLIAPIVAGIVYNGTKEKGEEIKKLAKTLGANRRSTLILLIKELRIIIFTGIVSGYGRAISEVGAVMVVGGNIKGHTRVMTTTIAMLRNQGDYATAIAIGLVLLFLSFIINSTLYHFQQGE
- a CDS encoding FecCD family ABC transporter permease, yielding MENVRNKQYPILLTGLMWALVGLCLMALSLGRYSMNPADVMRVVIEKATNSSPADAAMHDVLFVIRIPRVIAAILVGGSLSLSGAVYQGVFKNPLVSPDLLGVSSGACVGAAMAILLLDGGMVMIQFSAFAVGMLAVGMSIGITRLLRNDSNMALVLAGIITGGFMSSLLGILKYIADPQTQLAEIVFWQMGSVASVNQGQIVAVSPLFFICGGLLLALSWRINILSFGEEEAKTLGMNVGLYRGLTIVCASLLTANAVSISGTIGWIGLVIPHLGRLLAGADNTKLLPITILLGGLFMLFIDTLSRAATSVEIPLSILTGLIGAPFYAWLLWKQRTGAG
- a CDS encoding ABC transporter ATP-binding protein, which translates into the protein MNIAVRDLGFSYPKGKEVFRELNFDITQGRILSILGPNGAGKSTLLGCIAGLYTPKTGDILLEGKSYRRMSQREIACAIGFVPQNIIPSFNYSVLDYIVTGCAPRMGVFQKPKAAEYERAWKAIQAMGLEHIAEQSFMKISGGERQQVAIARVMVQKPSIILLDEPTSHLDFGNQMKVLEMMQRLRDEGYGVVMTTHNPDHVLLLDDQVTVLDRNGKLTFGMSQEILDEEFLFNLYGRKLRLFEIDELGRRVCVPQGIS
- a CDS encoding Rossmann-like domain-containing protein, which codes for MLIASVLRTAEPYLQGRKVKDLVVGVSLIAVELDNGDIGISYVLRDELQAGCSIFPFGQQVIGEKAADIAQWVVTGGDSLQKAIGMAVLVAASRQQKLEDAETLDRPFGITVKDTDTVGMIGFIPPVAKMIGARAKKLYVFDKGISQCGGKKGSVLPMEEQSRLLPTCDIVALSGTTMINGSIDGILEMCEDAREIIMIGASTPMFPPAFTNSKITILAGSWWDNQHKDNIFKKISLASGISELSSYAIKKSVRVFS
- a CDS encoding phosphate ABC transporter ATP-binding protein, with the translated sequence MDLTSKDLTKSYKERKVLDIDALHIESGAFLGIIGPNGAGKSTLVKILAGLDTPTTGVVKYDGVPLNTRIHQKMTMVFQKPYLLRTSVFNNIAYPLKIRKVNKNKIQQQVDDLIEEMDIQHIRNQNAWTLSGGEAQKVALARAIIFQPSLLILDEPTASIDPASTLVLEKTVKNFYNKTKATIIIVTHNLQQAKRLCDDVAFMHKGKILEYGKTEDVILFSKNHLIRQFVEGEIIL